In a genomic window of Scyliorhinus torazame isolate Kashiwa2021f chromosome 5, sScyTor2.1, whole genome shotgun sequence:
- the LOC140422381 gene encoding uncharacterized protein, whose protein sequence is MEKPWKCEDCGKGFKGPYGLEWHQHSHTGEKPFTCTVCGKGFRAPHELERHQRSHTGEKPFTCSQCEKGFTDIGNLRRHERVHTGLRPFTCSDCGKEFTRLSHLQRHHQVHTGARPFTCTVCGKEFTHLPNLQTHQRVHTRERPFICTVCGKGFSQLPNLLSHNVTHTNERPFKCTDCGRGFKSSQVLMIHQRIHTEERPFSCSHCTKSFRTSSNLMKHERGHTGESAFTSPTEKRFTQSSHLLNHNVTHTNERPFKCSDCGSGFKSSQVLMEHQCIHTEERPLSCSHCTKRFQTLSTLRRHQRVHTGESRFTCSDCGKRFSDSSALLTHQRVHTGKKPFTCSHCGKGFTQSSNMLRHQRVHK, encoded by the coding sequence atggagaaaccatggaaatgtgaggattgtgggaagggattcaaaggcccataCGGGCTGGAATGgcatcaacacagtcacactggagagaagccgttcacctgcactgtatgtgggaagggattcagagccccacatgagctggaaaggcatcaacgcagtcacactggagagaagcctttcacctgctctcagtgtgaaaagggattcactgacattggcaacctgcggagacacgaacgagttcacactgggttgaggccattcacctgctctgactgtgggaaggaattcactcggttatcccatctgcagagacaccatcaagtccacaccggggcgaggccattcacctgcactgtgtgtgggaaggaattcactcatttacccaacctgcagacacaccagcgagttcatactagagagaggccattcatctgcactgtgtgtgggaagggtttcagtcagttacccaacctgctgagccacaatgtcactcacaccaatgagagaccctttaaatgcactgactgtgggaggggtttcaaaagctctcaggttctgatgatccaccagcgcattcacactgaggagagaccgttcagctgctctcactgcacaaagagctttagaacctcatccaacctgatgaaacacgagcgaggccaCACCGGGGAGAgcgcgttcacctctccgactgagaaaagattcactcagtcatcccacttgttgaaccacaatgtcactcacaccaatgagagaccctttaaatgctccgactgtgggagtgggtttaaaagctctcaggtactgatggaacaccagtgcattcacactgaggagagaccgctcagctgctctcactgcacaaagaggtttcaaacattatccacattgcggagacaccagcgagttcacactggggagagtcgattcacctgctctgattgtgggaagagatttagtgattcatctgccctgttgacacaccagcgagtccacactggaaagaagccattcacctgctctcactgcgggaagggattcactcagtcatccaacatgttgagacaccaaagggttcacaagtga
- the LOC140422384 gene encoding uncharacterized protein: MEKPWKCGDCGKGYRAPSLLEIHRRIHTGESPFTCSVCGKGFSRACTLQRHQQVHSGEKPFTCSQCGKGFRHSSTLQKHQRVHTGEKPFTCFQCGKRFIQSYTLRTHERIHTGERPFNCSQCGKGFSQLSHLQSHQRVHTGERHLTCRQCGKGFTQLSHLELHQKTCPREKPFICSPCGKAFTQLSHLQSHQRVHTGERPFTCSQCGKGFSDSSNLRKHQRVHTGERPFSCSQCGKGFSESSNLRKHQQIHTGERPFTCSQCEKGFTVLSKLKSHQRVHTGEKPFTCSQCRKGFRQSSNLQRHQRVHTGERPFTCSLCGTGFYDSWRLLRHQQFHK; this comes from the coding sequence atggagaaaccgtggaaatgtggggactgcgggaagggatacagagcccctTCTCtgttggagattcatcgacgcattcacactggggagagtccattcacctgctctgtgtgtgggaagggattcagtcgtgcatgcaccctgcagagacaccagcaagttcacagtggggagaagccgttcacctgctctcagtgtgggaagggattcagacattcatccaccttgcagaaacatcagcgagttcacactggggagaagccattcacctgctttcagtgtgggaagagattcattcaGTCATACACTCTACGAACAcatgagcgaattcacactggcgagaggccattcaactgctctcagtgtgggaagggattctctcagttatcgcacctgcagtcacaccagcgagttcacactggagagaggcattTAACCTGccgtcagtgtgggaagggattcactcagttatcccacctggagTTACACCAGAAAACTTGCCCTCGGGAGAAACCATTCATCTGCTCgccgtgtgggaaggcattcactcagttatcccacctgcagagtcaccagcgagttcacactggggagaggccgttcacctgctctcagtgtgggaagggattcagtgattcatctaacctgcggaaacatcagcgagtccacactggagagagaccattctcctgctctcagtgtgggaagggattcagtgaatcatctaacctgcggaaacatcagcaaattcacactggggagaggccattcacctgctctcagtgtgagaagggattcactgtgttatccaaactgaagtcacaccagcgagttcacactggggagaagccattcacctgctctcagtgtaggaagggatttaGACAGTCATCCAACcttcagagacatcagcgagttcacactggggagaggccattcacctgctctctgtgtgggacagGATTTTATGATTCATggcgcctgctgagacaccaacaatttcacaagtGA